The region GCGAGGTGTGTACTTCTCGTCTGCCATGGTTTCTCCTTAACTCTTGGGGTTTTAAGTGCGGGGACCGCCTCGCACCTCCTAGTTTGGCAAACTAGGAGCCATCTGCATCCTCGAGACATACGTGTCCCATAGAAAGACGCAATGAATAATATTAGACCTTATTAAGCAAAAATAGGGCGAGAATTTCAAGCTAACTGATATTTTTTCGTGTCATCACACGACTTCCACACGACACAGTACTTCTCACTCAAAAGAAACCCCGCTATCTAACGATAACGGGGTTCAAAATAGCTCTGTGATGTTTCTTAATAAACGAGAAACACGTGTGAACTTAGAGCTCAGCACCTGACTTCTTGGAGACGCGGACCTTAGTGCCGTCCTCCTTAATCAGGTAGCCAACACGGGTTGGCTTGTCAGTCTTAGGGTCGATAAGAGCAACATTGGAAGCGTCGATTACTGCCTCTGCCTCAACGATGCCACCCTGCTGGTTAGCTGCGTTTGGCTTGACATGGCGCTTTACAATTGCAACGCCCTCAACGACAACCTTGTTCTTCTCTGGATATACGCGAAGTACTTCGCCGCGCTTACCCTTGTCCTTACCAGTGAGGACCTCGACCTTGTCGCCCTTCTTGATCTTCATCTTAGGCATGTCGTTCCTCCTTAAAGGGTCTCAGGTGCAAGTGAGACAATCTTCATGTACTTGTGGTCGCGCAGCTCGCGAGCGACTGGTCCAAAGATACGAGTACCCTTGGGCTCACCCTCTTTGTTAACAAGAACGCATGCGTTCTGGTCAAAGCGGATGTAGCTACCGTCCTTGCGACGGGTGTCCTTAGCGGTACGAACGATGACACAGCGAACAATGTCGCCCTTCTTCACCGAACCACCTGGAGTAGCCTCCTGGACAGCGCCAATGATAACGTCGGCAAGGCCGGCGTAACGACGCTTGGAGCCACCAAGGACCTTGACGCACTTTACGCGCCTTGCGCCGCTGTTATCAGCGACGTTGAGAATGGTCTCCATCTGAATCATGTGACGTTCCTCCGGAACCTAATTTCTTAGAGGTGCACGTATTTGCACACATAAGAAATAATGATAGATACAAAACTAGGTTTAGCTCAAAGCTGATTCCTAGGTGCTAATTACTTAGCGCGCTCAACGATCTCTGCGAGACGCCAACGCTTGGTCTTGGAAAGAGGACGAGTCTCCATGACACGGACGGTATCGCCCAGACCAGCCTCGTTGTTCTCATCATGAACGTGAAGCTTCTTGCCGATGGTCATCATCTTGCCATACTTAGGGTGGTGCTTACGGTAAGTAATCTCTACCGTAATCGTCTTCTCGCCAGAGATGGAGACGACGAGTCCGGTACGAACCTTACGCGCATTTCTGCTTTCGGTCTCTGCCATAACTTATCTCCTGCGATCTAGTTCTGCTCTGCGGCTGATTCCGCAGCGATTTGACGGGTACGCATCTCAGTCTGAACGCGAGCAATATCGCGCTTAACAGCCTTGACACGAGCGGTGTTGTCCAGCTGGCTAGTTGCCATCTGGAAACGAAGATTAAAGAGCTCTGCGCGGCCTTCCTCGAGTTTCTTAGCGAGGTCTGCATCGCTCATAGCCTTGATTTCGGTGTACTTCATTAGTTCTCACCGTCCTGATCGGCCTTGGAGACAATCTTGGTCTTAATTGGAAGCTTGTGCTGAGCAAGACGAAGAGCCTCACGAGCAACTTCCTCTGGTACGCCATCAATCTCGAACATGATACGACCAGGCTTAACAACTGCTACCCACTCTTCTGGATTACCTTTACCGGAACCCATACGAGTCTCTGCAGGCTTCTTGGTGATTGGCTTATCTGGGAAGATAGTAATCCACACCTTACCGCCACGCTTCATCTCACGAGTGAGAGCAATACGAGCAGCCTCAATCTGGCGGTTAGTAATCCAGTGAGCCTCCTCTGCACGGATACCCCAGGTACCAAAATGCAACTGGGTATTACCCTTTGCCTGGCCCTTCATGGAACCGCGCTGTACCTTACGGTGCAATACACGCTTTGGAGCAAGCATTAACGGCCCCTCCTCTCATTGCGAGCACGACGAGGACGAGCGGAGCCCTCAAGAGCTGGATTAGGTGTTGGCTGTCCAGGCATCTTCTCGCCGAAGTAAATCCAAACCTTGATACCAACAGCACCCATAGTAGTGCGGCCTGTTGCTGTACCATAGCCGATTGCAGCACGAAGGGTGTGCAGAGGCACGCGACCCTCACGATACCACTCACGACGGCCCATCTCAGCGCCGTTTAAACGACCGGAGCACTGGATACGAATACCCTTAGCACCTGCCTTACGAGCGGACTGAACAGCCTTACGCATAGCGCGACGGAAAGCGACACGCTGCTCAAGCTGCTCTGCGATGGACTGAGCAACGAGGTTTGCATCAAGCTCAGGACGCTTAACCTCAACAACATCAACATTGACCTGACCCTTGCCAACCTTAGCAACACGCTCAAGATCTGCACGGAGGCCATCAATCTCTGCACCCTTTTTGCCAATGACAATACCAGGACGTGCGGAGAAAATAGTTACCTTGACCTTATCGCCAGCGCGCTCGATATCAATACGGGCAACAGCTGCCTTCTCAAGGCGCTTCTCAAGATACTTGCGGATAGCAAGATCGTTGCCGAGCTGCTCGGCGTAGTCCTTATCGGCGTACCAACGAGAACGCCAGCTCTCAGTTACACCAAGACGAAAGCCTGTAGGCTGTACTTTCTGACCCATTCCTACGCCTCCTTTCGAGGTGCAACGACAACGGTAATGTGGCTCATGCGCTTATTAATGCGAGAAGCCGAACCCTTTGCACGAGGGCGAATACGCTTAAGCGTTGGGCCTTCGTCAACAAAAGCAGTCTTGACTACCAAGTTGTTAGCGCGGAGACCATTGTTGTTCTCGGCGTTAGCAACTGCGGAGCGCAGAACCTTAGCAACATCAGTAGCGGCAGCGCGAGTCGAGAACTGAAGAACCTCGAGGGCCTTCTCGACAGACTTACCGCGGACAAGCGCGACAACTGCGCGAGCCTTACGAGGAGCAACGCGAACATACTTAGCTGTTGCGCGAACCTCAATAGAATCGGTATTCTTAGCCATTTACTACACTCCCCCTACTTGGTCTTGTGACCGCGGAAGGTACGGGATGGGGAGAACTCGCCCAACTTGTGACCAACCATGGACTCAGTGATGTACACAGGCACATGCTTACGACCATCGTGAACAGCGATGGTGTGACCGACCATCTCAGGGAAGATGGTTGAGGAACGTGACCAAGTCTTGATAACGTCCTTCTTGCCAGCCTCGTTCATTGCAGCGACACGCGCAAGGAGGCGAGTCTCCACAAAGGGGCCTTTTTTGAGACTTCTGCTCATTTATCTACTCCTACTCGTGTCTTACTTGGACTTACGACGGCGAATAATCAGGCGGTTAGAAGCCTTCTTCGGGTCGCGGGTCTTATAACCCTTGGTTGGCTTACCCCATGGGGTGACGGAAGGACGACCAGAAGTGTGGTTCTTACCTTCACCACCACCGTGTGGGTGGTCAACAGGGTTCATGACAGTACCACGGACGGTAGGACGAACGCCTGCCCAGCGAGAACGACCAGCCTTACCAACAACAATGTTGGAGTGCTCAGCGTTGCCAACCTCACCGATGGTTGCACGGCAGGTCAGAAGAACACGACGAAGCTCGGAGGAAGGCATACGCAGAACTGCATAGCCGTTGTCCTTACCCATGAGCTGGACGGAAGTACCAGCAGCACGTGCCATTGCAGCACCCTTACCAGGCTGGAACTCAACTGCGTGAACAAGAGTACCTACTGGAATCTGCTCAAGAGTGGTGCAATTACCAGGCTTGATATCGACGTCCTTGGTACCAGACAGAACAGTGTCACCGACGCTCAAGCCCTCTGGGCAAAGGATGTATGCCTTTGCACCGTCTGCATAGTGCAGAAGAGCAATACGAGCGGAACGGTTAGGATCGTACTCAACGGTAGCGACTTTAGCTGGGATGTCATCCTTGCGACGCTTGAAGTCGATACGACGGTACTGGCGCTTGTGGCCACCACCCTGGTGACGGGTAGTGATGCGACCATTGTTGTTGCGGCCAGCCTTCTTTGGCAGGGGCTCGAGAAGGGACTTCTCGGGCTTATCAGTTGTAATCTCAACAAAGTCTGAGATTGTCTGGAAGCGCCTGCCTGCGCTTGTTGGCTTTAAATGCCTAACTGCCATAAACAGTATCCCTTTCTTCTCCGTTGGCTAGCCCGCTTAAGGGAAAGTCGAGCTAACACCGGATTACCACGGTACCGCGCGTATCTACTATGCGCGGCATACAAACCCGTACCTCAAAAGAGGCACGGGAGAAAAACCTTACTCAGCAGACTTATTACCGAAGATTTCGATAGTCTCACCAGCAGCGAGGGTAACAATAGCCTTCTTCCACTGGCGAGTCTTACCTGCCTGCTGATAACGTACACGCTTGTTCTTTGGCTTAACAGAAAGTGTGTTTACCTTGGTGACGTGTACAGAGAAGAGCTTCTCTACAGCTGCAGCAATCTCTTCTTTACCTGCGTTACGAGCAACCTCAAAAGTGTACTTGCCCTGCTCCATCAGATCGAAAGCACGCTCTGAAACGATAGGACGAATGATGACCTCATAAGGAGAGTTCATTATGCGAGCACCTCCCCAAGCTGCTTAGCAACATCAGCGGACATAACAAGTGCGCCGTTGTCAATCAGGAAACGAGTAGTAACCTCAGAAACGCCGAAAATCGAAACCTTAGGAAGGTTGCGGAAAGAAAGGTAAGTGTTGACGTCATCATCTGGAACGATAACGGTAACGCGCTTACCCTCAATACCGAGGTTCTGAAGTGCAGCCTTTGCCTGCTTGGTGGAAGGCTGAGCAAACTCAAGAGAGTCAACGAGGACAAGCTCGGAGTCTGCAACCTTGCCAGAGAGGACGGACCTCATAGCAAGCTTGACCATCTTATTGTTAATACGACGTGCGTGGGAACGAGGGGTAGGTCCAAAAATGACGCCACCACCAGTCCACTGACCAGCACGAATAGAACCCTGGCGAGCACGACCAGTACCCTTCTGACGGTAAGGCTTAACGCCACCGCCGGATACCTCGTGACGGTTCTTTGTAGAGTGGGTACCCTGACGTGCGGATGCGTCCTGGCAGACTACAACCTGATGCACAACAGGGATGTTTGGCTCAATGCCATAGACGTCAGAGGAAAGCTCGGTAGTACCGACCTTCTTTCCCTCTACGTTCTTAATCTCATACTTGGACATGTTGTCTCCTTGTTAGCCTAAGTGTTTGCCTAAAGGCCCTTAGGCCATGCGGACCTGGACGAGGGCATTCTTGCCGCCAGGAACAGCACCCTTGATAAGCATGAGGTTCTGCTCAGCATCAACGCGGACAAGCTTAAGGTTCTTGACCGTAACGCGCTCTGCGCCCATGTGACCATACATGTGAAGGCCCTTACGAACGCGTGCAGGGTATGCGCACTGACCAATGGAACCTGGACGACGCTGGTTACGAGAACCGTGAGTCATTGGACCGCGAGAGAAGTTCCAGCGCTTAACGGTACCCTGGAAACCCTTACCCTTAGAAGTGCCTGTTACGTCAACAGTGGTGACCTCGGAGAAGTCAGCAACTGTGACAACATCGCCGGTCTTGTGCTCAGAAGCATCCTCAACGCGAACCTCACGGAGGTAACGCATTGGCTCGACGCCCTGTGCCTTGAAGTGACCAGCCATTGGCTTGTTGACATGCTTCTCGGAGATGTCGCCAAAGCCAATCTGTACGGCATTGTAGCCGTCCGTTTCAACAGTCTTTACCTGCGAAACGGTGCAGGGACCAGCAAGAACAACGGTAACAGGAACGACGTTGTCGTTCTCGTCCCATACCTGGGTCATGCCCAGCTTGCGGCCGAGGATGGTATTAACCATGCTCTTTCCTAACCTTCGGTGGTCATGGGACCTTGAGAGCACATCGGGTACTCTTCCCCAGCGGACCACGTCCTGTACATACTGCCTTTAGACATAATTGTCCTATTTGAGCAGCCCGTCTACTTTACACTCATTTCTAACAAGAAACAAGCCTAAAATCTTAAAAAGATGAATGCTTTGTGAAGGGCATTTACTACCTTCTAGCTGCGAGATCTTTCTTCTCGCCTATTTTACGAGGTAAAACCGCTGACCCGGGCGTATCTATAGGCGAGAAAACCAGAAAATTTTGAAAAGTTTTTGTCAAAATTTATTTCGATGAAATTCTCTTAAGCAATGCTTCGCATCCTTCTGTGACATCCTCATACGTCAGATCAAAATTGCCCGAGTACCATGGATCAGCAATGTCACGAGGTTTCTCTGTCCAATCGAGGAGTAGTGAGACCTTTCCAAGCGGGTCATCCTTAAGTATGCGCATCATATTACGCAGATTGTTGTGATCCATGCCAATAAGGTAATCAAAGCACTCATAATCTGCGCGAGTCAGCTGCCGAGCACGATGATTACCACAATGAATTCCCTCCTGCTGCAACTTGCAACGTGTACGAGGGTCAACTGGATTACCAATCTCCTCTGTGGAAGTTGCCGCAGAGTCAATGAAGAATAAATCTACAAGACCGCTCTTCTCGACAAGATCTTGCATGACATACTGTGCCATCGTTGACCTGCAGATATTTCCGTGACACACAAACAGAATCTTTATTACGTGAGTATTGTCCGGGCAATTAGTATTCAGCTGGCTATTCTTCATCTCTTCTCCTAAACTATGTGAGAGAATCAATCGACATTGAAAAGTCTACGCCCCCCACTTGTTTCAATACGCCCTAATGTACACGTAATACTCCTTAAATGACACTGAAAATCAGTGCACACCTAACACAAAACCCTCCCGCACGTGAATGCGCAGGAGGGTTTGCAAGTTGGATTAAGCCGTATGCTTAGAGCTTGATCTCGATATCGACACCAGCTGGAAGGTCGAGACGCATAAGCGAATCAACGGTAGAAGCGCTTGGGTCGAGAATATCGATGAGACGCTTGTGAGTGCGCATCTCAAACTGATCACGGGAATCCTTATCCTTGTGTGGTGAGCGAATAACAGTGTAAAGATTACGCTCAGTTGGCAGAGGGATAGGACCGGAAACACGCGCACCTGTCTTCTGTGCGGTGTCAACAATCAGCTTAGCGGACTGATCAATGACCTCGTGATCATAGCCCTTGAGGCGAATCCTGATCTTCTGGCTTGACACTTTGGGTACCTCCATACATGAGCTAGAGCTCGTGGTCGTTTACTTAGGATGCAGAGCCGCCGTTTTTGGCGACAATCTCTTCGCGTACAGCGTTAGGAACGGGCTCGTAAGAATCGAACTGCATAGTGTAGCTCGCACGGCCCTGGGTCTGGGAACGAAGGTCGGTTGCATAACCGAACATCTCACCAAGAGGCACCTTAGCGCGGATGACCTTGGCGTCCTGACGATCGTCCATGCCCTCAATCTTGCCACGACGGGAAGAAAGGTTGCCCATAACGTCGCCCATGTACTGC is a window of Lancefieldella parvula DSM 20469 DNA encoding:
- the rplX gene encoding 50S ribosomal protein L24, which encodes MPKMKIKKGDKVEVLTGKDKGKRGEVLRVYPEKNKVVVEGVAIVKRHVKPNAANQQGGIVEAEAVIDASNVALIDPKTDKPTRVGYLIKEDGTKVRVSKKSGAEL
- the rplN gene encoding 50S ribosomal protein L14, whose translation is MIQMETILNVADNSGARRVKCVKVLGGSKRRYAGLADVIIGAVQEATPGGSVKKGDIVRCVIVRTAKDTRRKDGSYIRFDQNACVLVNKEGEPKGTRIFGPVARELRDHKYMKIVSLAPETL
- the rpsQ gene encoding 30S ribosomal protein S17 — its product is MAETESRNARKVRTGLVVSISGEKTITVEITYRKHHPKYGKMMTIGKKLHVHDENNEAGLGDTVRVMETRPLSKTKRWRLAEIVERAK
- the rpmC gene encoding 50S ribosomal protein L29, whose amino-acid sequence is MKYTEIKAMSDADLAKKLEEGRAELFNLRFQMATSQLDNTARVKAVKRDIARVQTEMRTRQIAAESAAEQN
- the rplP gene encoding 50S ribosomal protein L16, yielding MLAPKRVLHRKVQRGSMKGQAKGNTQLHFGTWGIRAEEAHWITNRQIEAARIALTREMKRGGKVWITIFPDKPITKKPAETRMGSGKGNPEEWVAVVKPGRIMFEIDGVPEEVAREALRLAQHKLPIKTKIVSKADQDGEN
- the rpsC gene encoding 30S ribosomal protein S3, whose amino-acid sequence is MGQKVQPTGFRLGVTESWRSRWYADKDYAEQLGNDLAIRKYLEKRLEKAAVARIDIERAGDKVKVTIFSARPGIVIGKKGAEIDGLRADLERVAKVGKGQVNVDVVEVKRPELDANLVAQSIAEQLEQRVAFRRAMRKAVQSARKAGAKGIRIQCSGRLNGAEMGRREWYREGRVPLHTLRAAIGYGTATGRTTMGAVGIKVWIYFGEKMPGQPTPNPALEGSARPRRARNERRGR
- the rplV gene encoding 50S ribosomal protein L22 — protein: MAKNTDSIEVRATAKYVRVAPRKARAVVALVRGKSVEKALEVLQFSTRAAATDVAKVLRSAVANAENNNGLRANNLVVKTAFVDEGPTLKRIRPRAKGSASRINKRMSHITVVVAPRKEA
- the rpsS gene encoding 30S ribosomal protein S19, whose product is MSRSLKKGPFVETRLLARVAAMNEAGKKDVIKTWSRSSTIFPEMVGHTIAVHDGRKHVPVYITESMVGHKLGEFSPSRTFRGHKTK
- the rplB gene encoding 50S ribosomal protein L2 → MAVRHLKPTSAGRRFQTISDFVEITTDKPEKSLLEPLPKKAGRNNNGRITTRHQGGGHKRQYRRIDFKRRKDDIPAKVATVEYDPNRSARIALLHYADGAKAYILCPEGLSVGDTVLSGTKDVDIKPGNCTTLEQIPVGTLVHAVEFQPGKGAAMARAAGTSVQLMGKDNGYAVLRMPSSELRRVLLTCRATIGEVGNAEHSNIVVGKAGRSRWAGVRPTVRGTVMNPVDHPHGGGEGKNHTSGRPSVTPWGKPTKGYKTRDPKKASNRLIIRRRKSK
- the rplW gene encoding 50S ribosomal protein L23, translating into MNSPYEVIIRPIVSERAFDLMEQGKYTFEVARNAGKEEIAAAVEKLFSVHVTKVNTLSVKPKNKRVRYQQAGKTRQWKKAIVTLAAGETIEIFGNKSAE
- the rplD gene encoding 50S ribosomal protein L4, translated to MSKYEIKNVEGKKVGTTELSSDVYGIEPNIPVVHQVVVCQDASARQGTHSTKNRHEVSGGGVKPYRQKGTGRARQGSIRAGQWTGGGVIFGPTPRSHARRINNKMVKLAMRSVLSGKVADSELVLVDSLEFAQPSTKQAKAALQNLGIEGKRVTVIVPDDDVNTYLSFRNLPKVSIFGVSEVTTRFLIDNGALVMSADVAKQLGEVLA
- the rplC gene encoding 50S ribosomal protein L3; its protein translation is MVNTILGRKLGMTQVWDENDNVVPVTVVLAGPCTVSQVKTVETDGYNAVQIGFGDISEKHVNKPMAGHFKAQGVEPMRYLREVRVEDASEHKTGDVVTVADFSEVTTVDVTGTSKGKGFQGTVKRWNFSRGPMTHGSRNQRRPGSIGQCAYPARVRKGLHMYGHMGAERVTVKNLKLVRVDAEQNLMLIKGAVPGGKNALVQVRMA
- a CDS encoding low molecular weight protein-tyrosine-phosphatase yields the protein MKNSQLNTNCPDNTHVIKILFVCHGNICRSTMAQYVMQDLVEKSGLVDLFFIDSAATSTEEIGNPVDPRTRCKLQQEGIHCGNHRARQLTRADYECFDYLIGMDHNNLRNMMRILKDDPLGKVSLLLDWTEKPRDIADPWYSGNFDLTYEDVTEGCEALLKRISSK
- the rpsJ gene encoding 30S ribosomal protein S10 — protein: MSSQKIRIRLKGYDHEVIDQSAKLIVDTAQKTGARVSGPIPLPTERNLYTVIRSPHKDKDSRDQFEMRTHKRLIDILDPSASTVDSLMRLDLPAGVDIEIKL